The DNA sequence CGGTTCAGCTGTTAATTGGGCATTTGAGCTGTCTACCAACAATATCTACAATGTTCAAATCAACAACTGTCTCAACAACGCCAACAACGTTGTCGCCAATTGGTCTCCCAACAGCTCTTCTGCCAGTCCCGccgcttcggcttcggcttccgCGTCGTCtacttcctcagcttccgccTCAAAGTCTGCatcggcttcttcgtcgtcgtcttcagTAGCTCCCGCTTCCGCTGCTGCGACCTCTGCTCCGGTATCCTCCACTGTCGATGTCGCAGCTCAATCCGCCAGCGCCTACTCTGCTTCAGTATCAGCTGCCGCCTACGCTGCTTCCATCGCATCTGTGGCATCTGTCGCCTCTGTTGCCTCCGTTGCGTCAGTCGCCTCTGTTGCATCAGTTGCTTCGGTTGCTTCAGTCGCTTCAGTCGCctctgccgctgctgcttcggcctctgctgcttctgctgcttcagcggctgctgctgccgcctCCTCTGCGGCTGCCGCTGCGGcactccttcctccctcaGGTTGGTCCGCTGCTTCGACCGCCTGTATCGCTGAAGGTTCAAGAGGCCGAGCTCTGATCGGTGCTTCCCTCGCCTCGAGCGACATGACTTATCAAAAATGTGCGACCTTCTGCGAGGGCAAAGGTTACAACatcttcggtatcgaggtAAGTTGATATTATTAAACCACCTAAGCCGCTTCGCGAGATACCAATCTAAcaatctcttcttgctgaACAGTACTCTCAAGAATGTTACTGTGGAGCAACTCTTTCGAACGGTGCTTCCTTGTCTTTGCCATCGAACAACTGTAACATGCCTTGTGGCGGAGCTACCGGTGCCATTTGTGGTGGATCTAACGCTCTGACTCTCTTCGTGAAGTCTTCCGCTCTTTCAGCTGGTACATGGTCTTCCGACTTGACCACGGTCAACGTCGCTTTACCAACTGGATGGGTTGCTGCGTCCAGCGTCTGTGTACAAGAAGGTACTTCTGGCCGAGCTCTTGCTGGATCAAGCTACTACGATGACAACATGACGATCGGCAAATGTCTCGCTTACTGCAAGAAGCAAGGTATGCAATGGGCCGGTATCGAATACTCGCGAGAATGTTTCTGCGGTAACGACCTGGTCAACGGCGCTTCCCTCGACCGAATCGGTTCATGCGACATGCCTTGTCCAGGACAACTCGGTACCACCTGCGGAGGACCCAACTTGCTCTCTTTATACAAAGACACCTCGCTGCTCTATACCAACACCAAAGTCGGAACTTGGTCCAAACAGGGTTGCATCCAAGAAGTTGCCGGAAGAGCCTTGACTGGTGCTTCTCTCGTTACTGCCGACATGACCCTGGAGAAGTGTACCGCTTTCTGTCTCGGAAAgggctttgcctttgccgGTCTTGAGGTAAGCTCAGCATAATTTTGATGATCTGTCCTATGTGATTTTAGCTGACTACAAACAATGGATTTAGTACTCCACCGAATGTTACTGCGGCAACACGATGGCTAATGGTGCCACCCTCAGTGCCTTCTCCACTCAATGCTACATGCCTTGTGCTGGTGACGCCAGCCAGAATTGTGGTGGTCCAAATGCTATTGCTCTTTACTCGACTTTGTCTGGGGTAGCTTTGATCGGTGCTTAGTGGAAGAAGTGGTTCTTTCATATGATCTGTTTACACTTCTCGTTACTTAGGAGTATACCCAGAATGCAAATGATAGGAAGGGGAGCATATACGTCTGTGCGACGCAAGTTTGATGTGGCCTGAAGGTGCACGAAACGAAAATTTCATTTGCAAGACTGTGCATTCGTAGTGGCTTTGCTAATGTCTTCTACTGATTAGACTTGTTTGGCTTCTTCAAATTGTCCGTCCATACTCCCATTCCACCATCTTGGAATGCTCTCCTAGCTAGTTTACAAGATACAGATAGCTCCGATAGCTACACCAAGTATAGCTGAAAGAGGAGCCAAGGTGATCTTGCTGAAACCGGCCGATGATCCACCGCCGGCAGCTAAAGCAGCAGCCGAAGTAGCCTGTCCAGCGGCAGATCCAGCGGCGGAAGTAGCGGCACCAACGGCAGAGGTAGCGTCTCCAGCAACAGATCCGGCGCCTGAGGTGGCTTGACCGGCAGCAGAAGTGGCATCGCCTGCGACGGACCCAGCACCTGAAGTAGCGGTAGCTGCTGCCCCACTAGCTCCGGAAACAGCTGCAGAGGCACCGGAGGCAGCAGCAGAAGTAGCTCCAGAAACGGCTGATGCGCCTGAGCCGACAGCGGCAGAAGCTCCTGAAGTGGCTGCACCTATAATATCGGTAGTCAGTGTATTGATCTAAGCAAAGAGACAATGTCGTAATTCACTAGCACCGCTGgcagccgaagaagctgcgCCTCCAGCTACACCTCCAGCAACCCCAGAGGCGGTAGATGATGCAttggcagaagaagaagcagaagaagaagcagctgtTTCGTCGAATAGGAAAGTAGGCTCCCATGCTTCGGAAGCGACGTTGGGGGCGCAGTTCTGGGGGTCATGTCAGTGATTGTTCGGGCCTCGAATGGATTATGATGCTTACCTGAGTCTCGGCGTTCgaaccagaagcagaaagacATTGAGTCCCACCAGTGATCGCACTGTACAACCAATAAAGAGTCAGCTTACTCAGCGTTGCGTCAATCTAAGAACTGGTAAGAAGACTCACACTCTGTTATCTCCTGTCAAGTACCAGATCTGCGAAGGGTTTTGCTGACAAGTTGCGATTCTACGAGAGCATTGGAAGGTCAGCCTGAGCATCTGAGTTGGAGAAGACCGGGGGAAAAGCTGATCACCAGAGCACTCACACAACTTGTCTGccgggagcaggagaagtCTGAGCATCTAAGCAGAAGTTGGTACCGAACAATTGGACACCATTGGCATTGTTTCCTTCAGAGATGATCCATTGTTGACCCGTGGAAGTCTGCTGGCTGTTCGCGCTATTACATGATCCGAGAACAACGTTCGAGTTTTCAGCGGGGGTACCGGACACTTGAAGACATTGTCCTCCGGATCCAAGCGATTGAACAGCTGCAAAGGCTGTTTGAGCGAGTGTAGCTGATACGAGGAGGGTTTTGAACATTTCGTCGGTTATCTAAAATCTTAATTGATCGATTTTGTATTGCGCTATGATGTGACACAATGAAAGGTCATAGGAACCTACATGATGAGTTTTCGGTATGTCGACTTATATCTATAGGTCCGATACTTGCTGTAGTACATCAGTCTTCAGGACGATGGTATGGACTCTGTCCAGACCGATTATTTCAACGTCATTTtccatcagaatcagaatctTGTTGCAATAGGGCAACTACAGAGATCACTTCTGCTGCTTCACCCAGACGAACTCCCTTCCTGTCCGGACGTGACGTCAATAAGGATATCCATATCCGGGTACCTTTCTTAGATGATTGATTCGTTGGAATTACCGAATCAAGGGTACCACCAAACTCTGCTTGGATCATCGTCGCCCTCTCGATGACTTTGGATCTCATTTTCAGCCTAGACAGCCTTAGGATAACCTTCCCTCATTTTCTTCGGGATGGCATAATGACGTATAGcaagatcgacttgatctAGCGTAAAAGTGCGATTGCGGATTCTCATAAAAGATTACAACGCGACCCTGAGCGGAATATGGGAATCAGCGATATGCGATTATCAGTGATTGAACGCTCAAAAGTATGTGTGGGGTGAGGACGGCAGGGTCGCATCGATGTTACTGAATAAACGAGATTGGACGCCCTCGGCGACATCAATCGCAATCCTCAGAAAGACATGCTGATGGAGCAGTGTGCTATTGCTTGAGGCGACCTCGTCTGTGCAGAACAAAGCCAATCGTGCGAGGCGACGTTTCGACTCTTTACAAACTACTTGAGCGTTTGCTCTAGTCAAGTCAAGTTATCGGTCGTTTCTCTCTATTTGACTCGTTCTTTAAAAGGTCGGGATGAATGGTTTGCTGAAAAGGGTCTCCGGGCAATCTGCGCTTGTATTGGGATTGCCTACTGGGCGCTCTGAGATGGAATCATGGGAAGTGATCGTTTGAATCGTTCAGCTGAAGATCAACTTTCATCACTTGGGAGATCAACTTATTGACCCAGTAGATGGCGAAAGTGAAGCCTGACATTGGAGTTCTTGCAACTTTCTCAGATTTATATTACCTAGAATCGAAGGTCTAGACGATGACAATCGCGAGGCTGCCTAGTGGATAAGGGAGTGAGGGTAACCTTTGAAACGCTTCTTTTCTGTAGACCGGGACTTGAGGACCGTTCGGCCTGCTCGATACCATTTTTCGATGAATCTTCGCCGGCTACCAGGATCCCGAATCAAGTCTGGTCGGAAATATGATTGCCTTCTTGCAAGCGCTCTCATCCGTTTGTCGCTCcaaatcaggatcaggagcTTGGTCACTTACCGAGAATTTCCTACCAAACAGAATTTGACTGCCTGTATTGACGGTCTTAGCTAAGGTATAGAGATCTGACAGCAGCGATGGAGACAATCAGTCAACGCTGTCGAACCAACGCCGTCCACCACTCTGGTGAACATGGTCGTCACTCGGGTAGATAGTTCGTGTTAATTCAAGACGCACGCAGAGACAGTCATGGACCAGCCCAGCAAGCACCGATCACGACGTATGATGCATGTGGACTATGTCCTTCTACCTACATCGACCCcgtatcttcctctttcacgttcaatctcctctttaCTCCTCATACCTTGGCCTTTATTTTCCCTTGGTCCCTTCTTACCGAATATACCAGTACCAAAACCAGACGGGTTGCCCTGCACAAACAAACGAGAAACATCAGATCAGGGTGGACTAGAGGATAAAAGCGAATAATTCGCTACTGGGTCGGAAGATCCAGCCTACTCACACCACCGTGTAAGATCTGAATAGTCGCTTTCAACACATCCGGTCGATTTCTCGAACCCGTTATCATAGCGCTGGCATCCTTGATACCGCATGCTGTGAACAATCTATGAATCATCGGTGGTACCATCAAGCCAAAGCCTACGACATACAGGGTCAATCAACCGAATCACATACTAGACGATACAGTCTAGGAGTCTAAGGTAGATGgtgatgtatgtatgataATGATTCTCACCTGGTGGTCGTGCTCGAAGATGTACTTTAGCGGCACCCCACTTGCCCGTTAagtcttgaccttctcccCAGAGTGTACGAGCCTCGTATCGATTCACGTAGTCCATGCTCAATACAGCTGTATCATGAAAAGACTGTCTGTCAGCTATGCCAATCCTCGCTGTGATTTCGATAGCGGAGATGCGAGCCAAGCCGATGATGCTCACCTTTGTGGAAGGCAGCatctgcagcagcagcaccgttatgacctcttcctcgacctaGTCCGACTAAACCTCGTTCAGGTGATCCGACAACCACATAAGCTTGGTTGACTCCCCTAGACAGGAAAGACGAGATCAGATTTAGCTGCTGgttctctctcatcttcaactaAGCTTTCAACCACTTCACAATCTTTATCACGAGAACTTCCAGAAGGCGATCCTCGTGCCGAGTCGACGGACAGCGGCAAGCATGTTGCTTGGCGATGAAAGTTCCTCTCTACACTGAATCTTGATAGAGATACACATGAATGGCCAAGCGCAAAACTCgactcacatcttcccctttTTGGTCATGTGCTGCACCTTCCTACTCCTAACAACGAACCTATTCAACCCTCGCAGCTCTTCCCGAGACAGACCAGAGATCGCCGACagcttctgctctttcctGACTGCATTTTGATCTTCCAACGTTGTCGGGTACTTGGAAGGATGCGGCGGATTAAATAACGGTGTTGGGTGATTATAATGTTTATGCAAGGGGGAAGAATGTGTATTGGGGAAATTCGGTAATCGAGGGACTGTATGAAAAGGGACTGTGAAAGCTGGTCTTTCTGATACCTGTGAACGGGTACCTTGCGAATGTGTATCTAAGTctgttgaagaggaggaagaaggtataggaAGATCGGCggagggagatgaagaggaagaggaagattcAGCTTGAGTGGTTGCGTTTCGGCAAATGATTCGAGATCCAGATGcgcatgctgatgatgagtggGGAGCGAGTGCCCGCAATGGTCTGGCGAGGTGTCTTGACATGCTGACTATGAATGAGAtcgcgatgatgatatgaGGATGTATGTTGATCAAATTAGTCAAAGAGAATAAGAATTCGGTGATTCACTGtcagaaatcaagaagaaatcagaaatCTCATTCTTCACCATACGTGTATTTCCGGGAAATACCGATCCCACCGTACAGTCAATTTAACAGGGTGGCACTATCACCTCACCGTACTGCTGTATCTTCGATCATTGTTCAACCACAACAACACTATTCATGCATGCTACAACGATGAGAACAACAAAACTTTGGTAGTATCGGGTACAAATCTAGCTACATACAAGAGTTTCTAGCAATCTGACGGATGGCATAACTGGAAATGCGAGATTCCACTAGAACCTGTCTACTCACGTCTCGTCCCATCTTACCCATTCGCACCTCAAAGCCCACAATCTCCTTAgaccctctttctcctctacTCTCCATTGATCCAACTCGCTCGTCACATTGAGACCTACCTCTCGAGATATCCGTTTGAGGTTTGAATTGCTGTCTATCTGATCTGTCGGTTTGCTATTCCGTTGCTCCTGATGACGACTATGATCATCAAGCGGAATTACCCTTCTCGTCCTCAGACGCTCCTCACGCCTGCCTTGTTGTCGGTCAAAGGTATAAGCCGTgtcgatcttcatctctctcgAACATCGCGAATATGCCACTCGAACTCGTATCTTCGATCGATGGTGAATGGAACCTGCTTGTTCATTGAGTGAATCTACGTTGACGCCAATATTTGTGTGAGACGGAACATTGCCTGAATCGGATCCGAGTTGGAAATTCAGGATTATGTTTGGTGGTTGGGAGCAAGTTATCGTCAATTGACCGAGGGGAAGATACATCTTGACCTGATAAACACCCGAAATATAAGTGCTCGGTCGCTCAAACATGTCCATTCACAAATTGGATAAGACTTACTCGCGGTGTGATGCATTTGAACCCTTCTACGACATCCCCAACATTCTTCCAGTCCCTTTTATCCTGCTCATTCCACATCTGTGCATTGTCCAGATTCAATACCAGCTCTgcgtctttgccttttcccGTACCGAATTCCGCAACATATCCCCCCCTTCTGATTTTGATCACCTTCCCTCCCACTAAAATGAGTATAAGCTCGTAAGCTGATCCGGGCAGACCAACGATTATGGtatctttctttcctttgatGAGTGGTATCGGACGGGATGTAGGCGGTAGTGGGTAAGATAATATTGGTCGTATGTTGgttgaaggatgatctgaaCAAGCTTGAGCAGAGATAGATTTCTCTCTTCGTTCCTCGTCGATTTTACCATTTCCTTTCTGAGTCGATGAAGCAGCTTTTGGTTCAGGTTCAGCTGCATCGAGTCTGGGCGATGTCGGTGGTGTCGTGGGTGGAGTCAGGagagctgaggaagaagaagtgatcgCAAATCGAACATTGTTCCTTTTGTTGATTATCGGTGTATCGCTCAAATGCCTTCGTCTTGTTTCCTTCCAACCGCTTTCTAGATCTCTCAGAGGAGATGGCGTGTCGTCCGTCggtgagttgatcttgagatcGGCTAACCGGAAAGGTGTACCAGGAGTCGGACGGTCCGCAAGGATAGAAGGGATGTCTTCTGGTAGTTCGGGTCCAGGTTCAGACGAGACAGGGCGGGGCCGACGCCTGATCATCGTCCTAGGAGCAAATGTGCTCTCACATTGTCAGATgcgaggttgatgatggtcgCAATGGGTACAAGGGAGGTGTTGACTAGAACAATAATaacaaggaggagaaagtggaCGTACCGGCAAGTAGGTGAACCGAATCAATTATGGATGAATGACGTAAGCAAG is a window from the Kwoniella dejecticola CBS 10117 chromosome 8, complete sequence genome containing:
- a CDS encoding mitochondrial 37S ribosomal protein uS5m — protein: MSRHLARPLRALAPHSSSACASGSRIICRNATTQAESSSSSSSPSADLPIPSSSSSTDLDTHSQGTRSQVSERPAFTVPFHTVPRLPNFPNTHSSPLHKHYNHPTPLFNPPHPSKYPTTLEDQNAVRKEQKLSAISGLSREELRGLNRFVVRSRKVQHMTKKGKMGVNQAYVVVGSPERGLVGLGRGRGHNGAAAADAAFHKAVLSMDYVNRYEARTLWGEGQDLTGKWGAAKVHLRARPPGFGLMVPPMIHRLFTACGIKDASAMITGSRNRPDVLKATIQILHGGGNPSGFGTGIFGKKGPRENKGQGMRSKEEIERERGRYGVDVGRRT